The genomic DNA TGTTAGCGGTATAATAAAATACAGCAAAAACGGTCATTAGAAATACAGCAAAAACGGCCACTAAATACAGCACTCAGCTGGAAGAAATGGGTTGTGTTACCATAGACACAAATCCATTGCAAAGGGGAGTGCGGAATGGAGAGGTGGCTTATGTACATGCAGATTCACTCAATGAAAAATCAGGGGTTCAGCAAGCGACAGGTTGCCGAAAAGCTCGAAATGGATTTCCGGACGGTATCTAAATATTTATCTATGACGCCGGAGGAATATGAGTTAACCGTCCTCAATCGGGAAAGGCGCAGGAATCTGGGACTCTACGAAGGTGTTGTCATTGATTGGTTGAAGAAACATCCGGATATGTCCGCAGCACAGGTGCTGGATTGGCTAAAGGAGCATTATTATGTCTGTGTTTCGGAGAGGTCGGCCAGGAGGTTTGTCGAAAGGATAAGAAAGCAGTATTTCATTCCAAAGGCTAAGGGCCAGGAACGACAATATGCGGCTCTGGAAGACCCGCCGATGGGCGCTCAGATGCAGGTTGACCTGGGCGTGGCTAATGTGTTTGACCTTGCATCAAGGAATTACCGGAAGCTTTTCTGCGTGGCATGCGTCCTGTCCCATTCCCGTTACAAATGGGGCAGTTGGTACACCCGGGCGCTGACATCCAGACAGCTGCTGGAGGCACTGAGCGACTGCTTTGAGAATTTAGGCGGCATGACCAAAGAGCTGGTATTTGACCAAGACCGGCTGGTGGCTGTGGATGAAAACTACGGCGATATCATCTTCACCAGAGAGTTTGAGCAATTCCGTTTATCCAGCGGTTTTGAAGTACACCTGTGCAGAGGTGGAGATCCGGAAAGCAAAGGAAGAATCGAAGCCGGCGTAAAATACTTTAAAAATAACTTTGCCAAAAACCGCTATTTTACAGACATCAATGCCTGGAATGCAAGCTTTCAGGAATGGCTTGACCGAACCGGCAACGCCAAAATCCACGGTATAACAAAAAGAGTACCGGCAGAAGTCTTTGAACAAGAAAGACTTTTTCTCAAACCGGTACCCTTGACGAAAAAAACTGTTGAAACCATTGTAACAAGACTTGTCCATAAGAACAATACCGTTTTTTATGAGGGTAACCGGTACTCCTTACCGCTTAAAACGTATCGGCCCGGCAGAAAAGTGGTTCTCGATGTTGACGGAGAGATCCTGAAAATCAGGGATGACTTTGACGCATTTCTCATCGCCGAGCATAAGCTATCAAAGAGCAAGGGGGAATTAATACAAAACAGCCACCATAAACGGGATACTTCAGAGAAGCTGGATCTCATCCAAGAGACCCTTCTGGTTTCTCTGGGCGGTGGTGAAGACGCAGGAATTTTCCTTAGGCAGGTGCGCATATTAAAGCCCCGGTACGCCCGCGACCAGTTTGACCTTGCCAAAGAGGTCATAAAAAATCATTCCTATGCGGCTGTTGAAAAAGCTCTGAGTTTCTGTGTTTCAAACAGCCTGTTCAGCGCGGTGGAGTTCCGGAACGCCGCCCAATACTTCGAGGCTAATCTTAAAAACGAACTTGAGGAAGCAAGCAAACATCCCAAAGTTACCGTATTAAAAACACCGGTAACGGCCAGGAAAAGGGAACTTGCCGAGTACGAGCGCATTGTGAAGGGGGGTGATTCTAAATGACCCTCCTTAAGGAAGTGCAGGAACAGTTAGTTACGTTATCCCTTAACCATGCCGCCCGCAACCTGGGAAACATTATTGAAAAAGCGGCTGCAGAAGACTGGGCGACGCTAAAAATTGTACACACCCTGCTTTTGGCGGAGAGGGACGCCCGCGCCGACAAAGCCCGGCAAAAAAGGTTGAAACAGGCCTGCTTTCCGTATACCGCCACGATGGAAAAGTTCGACTTCGGGTTCCAGGTTAGTGTATCAAAGAAACAAATGTACCAGCTGCTGGAGTTTACTTGGCTGGAAAACGCCTTTAACATCATGTTTTTAGGGCCTCCCGGTGTAGGAAAAACTTTCCTGGCTGTGTCCTTGGGCATTGCCGCCGTAGATGCGGGTTACAAGGTGATCTTTATCCACATGGACCAACTGATTCACGCCTTAAAAACCAAGGAAATTTCGCCAAAGAGCAGGAACAAGCTGAAAAAACTATACCAAGCGGACTTAGTAATCATGGATGAGGTGGGGTTCCAACCAGTTAACCGTAATGAAGCTAACCTGTTGTTCGGGGTAGTTAACCAACTGTATCAGCAGACATCCATAATCCTGACCTCTAACAAAAGTCTGGTGGAATGGGGTGAGTTCATGGGAGACCCGGTTATTACAACCGCCATGCTGGACAGGCTGATGCATAAGTGCGAAATATTCGCCTTGGACGGCGATAGCTACCGGCTTAAACACCGGGAAAGAATCCTGAAGGACTAAAATAATTTCCAGTAAAATCGGTGGTCAAGTGCTGTATTTTAAATGGCCGAAAATGCTGTATTTTTATTGACCGTTTACATTGCCTAATAAGGGACTGAAACCTCTTTTGCCGGGCCTTTATCGTTATGCAGCGCCGGGCGCCGTTCAAAGACGGAGCAATTATTTGGCAAACTAGGACAATACGAAACTTAAGCGAACGGTACTTTGTGATAAAATAATTTGCTTATCGTTGCAGTCGAAAAAATCAATATATATTTATGCAATTTTGCATAAATATATATTGACATATGTTTCCTGTGGAGATATTATGAGTTCATCGTTCGATAATTAATAAATACGGAGGATAGAAAATGTTCGATTTAAAGAGTTTCAGGGAACGTACTTTAAAGATGACTCAAGAAGAGTTTGCGGTTCTCATAGGGCAGCGACAGGATTATGTCTCGAGGCTTGAAAAAAATCCGTCGCAAATTCCGCTAGATGTCCTTATTACCATAGCAAACAAAACAGGTATGACCCTTGACCAGTTACTAAATTACCAAAAGCCAACTATAAAAACGTTAGCCACTGAGTTCAAATGGCAATCTGCTGATTTTACTAAAAAAACAATCATTGACTACATCGGGCGATATTCTGATGAGTTTATAGACGTGGCTGACCCTCGATATGAAAAACTCATCAACGACCTCAAGATCGGCGTGTACAAAGCTATTAAAAAACCCAAAATTGCTTTTGTCGGCCGGTCTGATGTTGGAAAAAGTGCAATGATTAATGCGATAATCGGCATCGAAAAAATGCCTACATCATGGACGCCAACAACTTCGATCATCGTGTATCTTAAGCATGTCTCAGAAAAGCCTGAATTTATTTCTGAAGATGTCTGGATATTTAAGGCATCAAATGATGGGGTTGAATGGGACAACTCTCGCTTAAAGGATGAAACCTATTGTCAAGAATGGAAACTGGCTTCAGGTGGGACTGAGATTCTGAAGTATTATGGGACACGCCAAGGAGATAATTACATGTCCAATAATGCTGGTTCAGCAGTTGTGTTCGTCGATAGTGATGTCCTTAAAAATTGTGATTTTATTGATCTTCCTGGCTTCGGAACTGGTGACCGAGAAGAAGACGATGCTATGACACTCTATGCATCGCAGCGGGCTGATGTGATAGTATATCTTTCAATTGCAAACGGCTTTATGCGTGATGAGGATATACAATATTTACACCACTCAATTGAAAATCTGAATATCATAGAAACAAAAGAGGACAAGCCTATACCTCCTCTGTCAAATCTTTTCATTGTCGCGTCACAGGCTCATACTGTTGACCAAGGGAATGAAATCTCATTAAAGAATATCCTTGATAAAGGGTGTGTGAGATTTGAAAAAACAATTACCGAGAATTTTTGGACAGACCGCCAGTCAGTTACAGGTTATTTCTATACGCACGATATTTTCCGCAGCAGGTTTTTCACCTATTCAACGGATATTGAGCAGACACGTATCGCATTCGAGTCTGAAATGAAAAAGGTTATCGAACTCCTACCAGGCCAGATTGAGCACAAGGCAAAAGAGTTTGTAAAGGACTATGCTGCATCGGCTGGTGTTACTCTCGATAACTATATTGAAGAATTTGACAAGATGCTCAATGAGAAAGAGAAATATGAAATTCTTCTTAATGAGATTAACAAGAGTGAACCAGTTAGGAAGAACAGTAGCCAAAATGATAGGATTAACGTAAGCAAGGATATAGAAGAGTTTCGTAAAGCTTCAATATCTGAGTTCGCAGAAAAATATGGTTCAATCATCTCTGTTGATTCTATAGTAAGCATCATCAAGACTAAAGGTTTCAAAAAAAGTAAAGAAGACGTCCAATTGCTCTCGAATTATGTTAACTCTTTAGTAGAAGATGCCTTACAGAATGTCCTTAAAAAGAAATCTGAAGATTTGAGCGACGTTATTGACAGATATATAAGTGGGTTTCAGCAAAGTACACTTGGAGAAAAAGCTGATAAGATCGGGATTAGCAAAGTTTCATTTAATGCAACACGTGCCTTTGCTTCAGGCCTTGCTGGGTTAGCTACAATAGGTGGGCTCGCCTTTTGGGCATCAACACTCGGCAACCTTGGTGCGTATATTTTACTGACAAAAGGTGTTAGCCTTTTAGCTGCACTTGGAATTTCTGTCGGTGGTACAGCATCAGCGACCTCGGCGATTGCTGCAATCGGAGGGCCAATTGTAATTGGAATAGCGCTTGCTGTAATAGCTGCACTCGCGGTTTTCGCAATTTTCTCTGGGGGATGGGAAAAAAGTCTTGCGAAAAAGCTTGTAAAAGCTTACGACGACCAAGATGCCCTAATGAAATATAAGAAAGCCATAAATTCGTTCTGGGAGGAAACGCAGAAGGCCTTCAATGCCTCATCGGAGAATATGGAAAAGGAATGGGATCAATACGTCGAAAATCTGCGTGGTATGATCGAAAACTATGATATTAACGATATCATGAGGCGCATAAACGTTGCGAAGGAAATTAAAAGTTTTTTTACAAATATCCCGCTGTAAAGCGCTGGTTTTTCACCATTTTTCAGTGGGATTATGTATCTTGCTTAATAATTGAGGAGGAAAAAGATGATTACAGAATTACTTAATGCAAACCGTATAATGGATGCTCATCTTGTTGCCAAAAATGAATATATTCGTAACGATAAGGATGAGAAAGCGTTTGACACATATTTTGGGCTTTGTTTAAAAGTTGCGGAATACCCTATTGAACTAGAAAAACGAAAATTCTTCGTCAGTGAAGCTGATGAAGCGTTTTCATACTACAGTGAACGTGTAGTAATGGACGAAGATATGCTCAACAAAATACTTGCATACAAAGAAAGGCTTATTCAAATTTCAAGCCAAATTGTATCATTTGAAAATGATCAGATGTCGGCATATGTCTCAAAGGCAAAAGAAAGCAATGATCAAATTCTCACTGCGCTTGCCTCGACCAAAATGAAATTACATGCTGCAAGAAATCAGGCCGAGTTCGATAAACTCTTACTCGATTTAGCGAATCACGAAAAAGCCCTACAAAAAGATTTCTTCACAAAAGAACAGCAGGCTCTTTATGATACTATGACCAAAGAGTTTTCTTCTCTGATTAGCTCGAAAATGGAGCATTTGGCTTACAGTGCCAATCTCGAATATAACCGAAAAGCTGTAGATGATTTCAAGAAGGCTTTTACGCTATTCAAATCAGATGAAGGAAAGTATACCGGTAGCGACACCAACCTGTTTAACTTAGCATCTAAACATCTGTTTGCTTACGATGCGGGGAAACTTTTCAATGAAACTTTGATTTACTATAGCCATGTTTACTCTTACATTTTCAGCAAGCTGAGCGATGACGGAAAATATACGCTTACCAAATATTCGATCGATGCTGAGAAAATTCTTCAATAGAAAGCTGGTGAAAAAATGCATTCACAGATTTTAAGTAGGTCGTATATTTCTCCGACCATTAAGCAGAAAGAGTCTATTCGCTGGGCAGATGTAAACGGAACCGCTTTGGGTGTAAGTCTATTCTCTTCTAACGTTTTCAACACGATTGGCGTAACCGGAAATTACAACACCCAGTTCAATGACATTTTTCAAAAGTTATCTGTACTGAGAGATGCCGCACAACAGAAGTTGAATATTGCCCTAGCTGCTGACCCAACCTCGTCTTCATTGCGAGATAAGGGAGTAGATTTGGCCTGGAAATATGAGAAGGGAGAAACTGAAATGGGGGGAGGCGGCACACGAAACTGGACTCCGGCTCAGAAGCAAGAGATCTTGAATAATGAGTCGGTGCGTAGTTTCGAGGGACATCATATTAATAGTGTAGCCTCACATCCATATCAGCAAGTTAATCCCGATAATATTAAATTCCTTGAAGAACACAGGGACGGTAATGGCAGTCGTGAACACTTTGACGCCCACGGTAGAAACTGGCGACAAGCTACAGAGGGTGATTTGTTTGATAGAAATAAGCGACTAACAGACACTAATAGCAGCAGAGTCTTTAAAAACGAACTTGAAGGAATTGGAGCTGCCGCTGCTATTGGCATCGGCATTGGGTTTACAATAGGCTTTGTCGTAACATTGGCGCAGTCTGGTGTTTCACCAGAAAATATTCGTTATGCATCAATTGCAGGTGCAAAGGCTGGTCTCCAGGGTGCTACCCTTGGCGTCGTTAACCATATATTAGCCCGAAGCATTGGAGAACTTGCATCTAAAGCTTTACAGGGGGTTCTTCAAAATATCGGAGTAAGTGTAACTGATAATGTAGCAAAAATGTGTAATATGGGCATCGTCGGCTTTATGGCTATTACTGTATTTTCTGTATATCAGTTTGCTAAATTGAAAGGAATGGGGTATGGAACAAAAGAATGTTTGATACGCATAGGTAAGCAAGCTGCCTTTTCGACTGCAGTCCTAATAATTTCAATAATAGCACAAGGCATATGGGGAGGCCCGGCAGGAATTATAGTGTCCATGAGCATTGGCCTCATCGTTTTGACATATAAAGTGTCTACCTCAATCCACGAAAAAAAACTTATGGGGGGCATAAGAATTTATACAATCAATAAATCTTTACCTTCCTTCGGCGGAGGTGTAGGTCTTGTTTACTAATTTCGTTACTGCTGTGCAAAATCAGGATAAGCGCAATATATTTAAGACTTTTTCGGGTGATGTTTCTTCAGTGCCAAAAGATTTACAAGAGTTTTATAAAAACAGTAATCCTATAGATGTTGAAGTAAGAATGGACAACAATTCTCAAATCCGATTTTACAGCGTAGATTGCTTATCAGCTATTAAAGAAGAATATAAATTGCCAGGATCCGTATTCTTCTTTGCAACCATGAATGGAGACCCAATTTACCATCAGGAAGGGAAAATATATGCTGAAGCACACGGTGGCGTTTCAAAACCAGAGTTATTAGCCAATAGCTTCACGGAATATATTCAATTCGTGCTGAACCATTTGTGCAGATGAAAAGGTTTGAAAAATACAAGAGAGTTGGTGAATTATGTATTGGGAACATGTAGATGCCTGCGCGACGGTTTGCGCGGAATGCGGCATATTAGCGGTGTCTTATTTGGATGACGGTGGCGTGGCATTAGCCAAATTATTTAGAATGAGTCATATGAAGAGTAACCCTTTAATAGTTGATGCGTATACCTCTGAGGCAGAAAATCAAATTGAAATGAATAAAGAATTTTATGGTGATAAGTTTAACGAAAACAGCATGCTCTGGTTCCGCGAGATGGTGTGTGATGATTGCCTGAAAAAACATCTTATTGAAAAAGCTGGGACTTGTATTATTAGATTCGACACAGCCAATGAAGAATACATATACGGAGATATACTTA from Syntrophomonadaceae bacterium includes the following:
- a CDS encoding dynamin family protein: MFDLKSFRERTLKMTQEEFAVLIGQRQDYVSRLEKNPSQIPLDVLITIANKTGMTLDQLLNYQKPTIKTLATEFKWQSADFTKKTIIDYIGRYSDEFIDVADPRYEKLINDLKIGVYKAIKKPKIAFVGRSDVGKSAMINAIIGIEKMPTSWTPTTSIIVYLKHVSEKPEFISEDVWIFKASNDGVEWDNSRLKDETYCQEWKLASGGTEILKYYGTRQGDNYMSNNAGSAVVFVDSDVLKNCDFIDLPGFGTGDREEDDAMTLYASQRADVIVYLSIANGFMRDEDIQYLHHSIENLNIIETKEDKPIPPLSNLFIVASQAHTVDQGNEISLKNILDKGCVRFEKTITENFWTDRQSVTGYFYTHDIFRSRFFTYSTDIEQTRIAFESEMKKVIELLPGQIEHKAKEFVKDYAASAGVTLDNYIEEFDKMLNEKEKYEILLNEINKSEPVRKNSSQNDRINVSKDIEEFRKASISEFAEKYGSIISVDSIVSIIKTKGFKKSKEDVQLLSNYVNSLVEDALQNVLKKKSEDLSDVIDRYISGFQQSTLGEKADKIGISKVSFNATRAFASGLAGLATIGGLAFWASTLGNLGAYILLTKGVSLLAALGISVGGTASATSAIAAIGGPIVIGIALAVIAALAVFAIFSGGWEKSLAKKLVKAYDDQDALMKYKKAINSFWEETQKAFNASSENMEKEWDQYVENLRGMIENYDINDIMRRINVAKEIKSFFTNIPL
- the istA gene encoding IS21 family transposase, translated to MERWLMYMQIHSMKNQGFSKRQVAEKLEMDFRTVSKYLSMTPEEYELTVLNRERRRNLGLYEGVVIDWLKKHPDMSAAQVLDWLKEHYYVCVSERSARRFVERIRKQYFIPKAKGQERQYAALEDPPMGAQMQVDLGVANVFDLASRNYRKLFCVACVLSHSRYKWGSWYTRALTSRQLLEALSDCFENLGGMTKELVFDQDRLVAVDENYGDIIFTREFEQFRLSSGFEVHLCRGGDPESKGRIEAGVKYFKNNFAKNRYFTDINAWNASFQEWLDRTGNAKIHGITKRVPAEVFEQERLFLKPVPLTKKTVETIVTRLVHKNNTVFYEGNRYSLPLKTYRPGRKVVLDVDGEILKIRDDFDAFLIAEHKLSKSKGELIQNSHHKRDTSEKLDLIQETLLVSLGGGEDAGIFLRQVRILKPRYARDQFDLAKEVIKNHSYAAVEKALSFCVSNSLFSAVEFRNAAQYFEANLKNELEEASKHPKVTVLKTPVTARKRELAEYERIVKGGDSK
- a CDS encoding SMI1/KNR4 family protein is translated as MFTNFVTAVQNQDKRNIFKTFSGDVSSVPKDLQEFYKNSNPIDVEVRMDNNSQIRFYSVDCLSAIKEEYKLPGSVFFFATMNGDPIYHQEGKIYAEAHGGVSKPELLANSFTEYIQFVLNHLCR
- the istB gene encoding IS21-like element helper ATPase IstB; this encodes MTLLKEVQEQLVTLSLNHAARNLGNIIEKAAAEDWATLKIVHTLLLAERDARADKARQKRLKQACFPYTATMEKFDFGFQVSVSKKQMYQLLEFTWLENAFNIMFLGPPGVGKTFLAVSLGIAAVDAGYKVIFIHMDQLIHALKTKEISPKSRNKLKKLYQADLVIMDEVGFQPVNRNEANLLFGVVNQLYQQTSIILTSNKSLVEWGEFMGDPVITTAMLDRLMHKCEIFALDGDSYRLKHRERILKD